The proteins below are encoded in one region of Anaerolineales bacterium:
- a CDS encoding ribose-phosphate pyrophosphokinase: MDCQLNPDDVRIFSGRSHPELAASIALHLGIPLETTHFSRFSNDNLYIQLGASVRSRSVYIVQSLIPPVSEHLLELLMMLDIARGAGAREIHAIIPYFSYARSDKKNAPRISITARLIADLLETAGATHVMTVTLHSPQVHGFFRIPTDPLTARGIFVNHLRELQHEVKFDHTNTIVVAPDYGRAGSAARLAHNFNLSSISAEKTRISDTEVLIGDLIGKQVAGFTRAIIYDDEIATGGSVITLSRYLVASGVEDIITVCTHGLFFRDALPQLLAIPQISHIIATDTVPIPFEKRPPNLTILSVAPLIADAIFRNYTRQSIGPLFDFGDED, from the coding sequence ATGGACTGTCAGCTCAATCCCGATGATGTTCGAATTTTTAGCGGACGTTCTCATCCAGAATTAGCAGCCTCCATCGCCTTACACCTTGGCATCCCGCTAGAGACGACTCATTTTTCTCGTTTTAGCAACGATAACCTGTATATACAGTTAGGTGCCAGTGTCAGGTCCCGTTCGGTCTACATCGTGCAATCGCTAATTCCACCCGTTAGCGAGCATCTCCTCGAATTGCTGATGATGCTAGATATTGCTCGAGGAGCTGGCGCTCGCGAAATCCACGCCATCATCCCCTACTTTTCATATGCCCGATCAGACAAAAAGAACGCCCCGCGAATTTCCATCACCGCCCGTCTCATCGCTGACCTGCTTGAAACAGCAGGGGCTACACATGTCATGACCGTGACACTCCACTCGCCCCAAGTGCATGGGTTCTTCAGGATTCCCACCGATCCCCTGACTGCGCGCGGAATCTTTGTTAACCACCTCCGCGAGCTTCAGCACGAGGTAAAATTTGATCACACCAACACGATCGTCGTCGCCCCTGATTACGGTCGTGCAGGGTCTGCTGCTCGCCTTGCTCACAATTTTAATTTGTCATCCATTTCAGCAGAAAAAACTCGTATCTCCGATACCGAGGTTTTGATTGGCGATTTGATCGGCAAACAGGTTGCTGGGTTTACACGCGCCATCATATATGATGACGAAATAGCTACCGGCGGTTCTGTAATAACACTGAGCAGGTATTTGGTAGCCAGCGGTGTCGAAGATATCATAACGGTTTGTACCCATGGGCTTTTCTTCAGAGATGCTCTGCCGCAATTATTAGCCATCCCCCAAATCTCGCATATCATCGCTACCGATACAGTTCCGATACCCTTTGAGAAACGTCCTCCGAACCTGACGATCTTATCTGTAGCTCCGCTGATCGCGGACGCAATTTTCCGCAATTACACGCGACAGTCAATCGGACCCTTATTCGACTTCGGTGATGAAGACTAA
- a CDS encoding dehydratase, with translation MWFEEFIVGQKVISAGRTITEGDIVTFAGLSGDYNQIHTDGEFAKTTPFGQRVAHGLLGLSIASGLAMRTGVLEGTVIAFREINNWKFTNPIFIGDTVHAELNILETKAIPRIGGGSLIIEIALKNQRDEVTMKGTWTALVASKPE, from the coding sequence ATGTGGTTTGAAGAGTTTATCGTTGGTCAGAAGGTCATCTCGGCAGGCAGGACCATCACCGAAGGCGATATTGTGACATTTGCGGGTTTATCCGGTGATTATAACCAGATCCATACGGATGGCGAATTTGCCAAGACCACTCCATTTGGGCAGCGAGTAGCACATGGATTGCTTGGTCTCTCCATTGCATCGGGCTTAGCCATGCGGACCGGTGTGCTGGAAGGCACAGTCATCGCTTTCAGAGAGATCAATAATTGGAAGTTCACCAATCCAATTTTTATCGGCGATACCGTGCACGCAGAACTAAACATCCTGGAGACGAAAGCCATCCCACGCATTGGGGGTGGATCACTCATTATCGAAATAGCACTGAAAAATCAGCGGGACGAAGTTACCATGAAAGGAACATGGACGGCATTGGTTGCCAGCAAGCCTGAATAA
- a CDS encoding glycosyl transferase, whose product MKLIIQIPCHNEAQEISNTIKSLPSSLEGFDCVEYLIVDDGSDDHTAEVALEAGAHHIVRLPGHMGLAVAFTSGLDASVKNGADIIVNTDADNQYHAADINLLVRPILEGRAQIVVGDRGVATSQNFSPVKRLLQRMGSWVVARISGMNIPDATSGFRALTREAALHTLVLNDYSYTLETLIQAGARRIPVEYVKIRTNPQTRPSRLIRSVPHYLANSSTTIVRSYTLYRPLRVFTILGSVFILGGLALAGRFLYFYFNGQGSGHLQSVILAAVLLIVGFQVLLIGLVADLIGFNRKILEELLYKVRLLELNKSDTKKDASGPS is encoded by the coding sequence ATGAAGCTCATTATTCAAATCCCCTGCCACAATGAAGCTCAAGAAATAAGCAATACCATAAAGTCACTCCCATCCTCTCTGGAAGGTTTTGACTGTGTTGAATACCTGATCGTTGATGATGGCAGCGATGATCATACTGCAGAGGTTGCCCTTGAGGCAGGGGCGCACCATATTGTCCGCTTACCTGGGCATATGGGGTTAGCCGTAGCCTTCACATCCGGCTTGGATGCAAGCGTTAAAAATGGCGCAGATATCATTGTGAATACCGATGCAGACAATCAATATCATGCAGCGGATATCAACCTGCTTGTCAGGCCAATCTTGGAAGGAAGAGCCCAGATTGTGGTAGGTGATCGGGGAGTAGCCACTTCACAAAACTTTTCACCAGTCAAACGATTGCTTCAAAGGATGGGAAGCTGGGTGGTAGCGCGCATCTCAGGGATGAACATCCCTGATGCAACCAGTGGGTTTCGAGCACTGACCAGGGAAGCAGCCCTTCACACCCTGGTACTCAATGACTATTCGTATACTTTAGAGACCCTGATCCAAGCGGGTGCTCGAAGGATACCAGTAGAGTATGTCAAAATTCGAACAAATCCACAAACGCGACCCTCGCGATTAATCCGCAGCGTGCCGCATTATTTAGCCAATTCAAGCACAACCATCGTTCGGTCATATACGTTGTACCGTCCTTTACGCGTTTTTACCATCCTAGGAAGCGTTTTCATCCTCGGTGGGTTAGCCCTAGCCGGGCGTTTTCTATATTTCTATTTCAATGGACAGGGAAGTGGCCACCTTCAATCGGTGATCCTGGCAGCTGTGTTATTGATCGTCGGTTTTCAAGTGCTTTTAATCGGCCTGGTGGCGGATCTGATCGGTTTCAATCGAAAGATATTGGAAGAATTACTGTATAAGGTCCGATTGTTAGAGCTAAATAAATCCGACACGAAGAAAGACGCCTCAGGACCCAGTTGA